The following coding sequences lie in one Zingiber officinale cultivar Zhangliang chromosome 2B, Zo_v1.1, whole genome shotgun sequence genomic window:
- the LOC122045097 gene encoding ras-related protein RIC1-like isoform X1 encodes MNPEFDYLFKLLLIGDSGVGKSCLLLRFADDSYLESYISTIGVDFKIRTVEQDGKTIKLQIWDTAGQERFRTITSSYYRGAHGIIVVYDVTDEESFNNVKQWFSEIDRYASESVNKLLVGNKCDLTANRVISYETGKAFADEIGIPFLETSAKDATNVEQAFMTMAAEIKNRMASQPTMNTGLAATVKIQGRPVEQRSSCCS; translated from the exons ATGAACCCCGAATT TGACTATCTCTTCAAGCTTCTGCTTATCGGTGATTCAGGTGTTGGAAAATCATGTCTTCTGTTGAGGTTTGCG GATGACTCATATTTGGAGAGTTACATTAGTACAATCGGTGTAGACTTT AAAATCCGCACAGTTGAGCAAGATGGGAAAACCATAAAGCTTCAAATT TGGGATACTGCTGGTCAAGAAAGATTCAGGACAATAACAAGCAGTTATTACCGTGGAGCTCACGGGATTATT GTGGTTTATGATGTAACTGATGAGGAAAGTTTCAACAATGTGAAACAATGGTTTAGTGAGATTGATAGGTATGCTAGTGAAAGTGTAAACAAGCTACTAGTGGGAAATAAATGCGATCTGACTGCAAACCGAGTGATTTCCTACGAAACTGGCAAG GCATTTGCCGATGAAATCGGGATACCATTCCTGGAGACTAGTGCAAAGGACGCAACAAATGTCGAACAAGCTTTTATGACAATGGCAGCTGAAATAAAGAACAG GATGGCAAGTCAGCCAACAATGAACACTGGTTTAGCTGCTACAGTGAAGATACAAGGTCGACCGGTGGAACAGAGGAGCAGTTGCTGCTCCTGA
- the LOC122045098 gene encoding protein HBT1-like isoform X1, whose amino-acid sequence MQSRSRVSEMLTRSFKPQKCKTSLKLAVSRIKLLKNKREVLVKQMRRDLAQLLETGQEQTARIRVEHVIREQKTMSAYELIEIYCEIIDSRLPIIESQKTCPIDLKEAISSVIFASPRCADIPELMDIRKHLTAKYGKDFAKAALELRPESGVSRMMVEKLSANAPDIQTKVNVMTEIAKEHDIKWESKAFEEQVQKPKDDLLSGPSSFSSLDKMEIKSFNEKPSFVRGQNSETTTSVSPYNTTSQPQVKSTLAEEENVHDSNWKLEFEDATSAAEAAAESAERASMAARAAAELVRRGNVSSPSSGNAPSAYVLKNEGSQSTKSKYQDRNYTSRLETSEDTNRKGSKFVKPRTQDVQKDDLVRTNKLTEDETSNNNLDGREQPMSEKTQFIGSAVHPVSGNNFRQDDTKPHHYAQGSLSDIRSASNSDADDSDNAEGNDDSITDYDQGHGTYPFSIHSNIFKENKTTDYVEDQTEAHSFTVHFDDYDDQSRHNERNLLDSFLPQQRGSPSPSLNTDSWRNKESATGFLNNEFISSHSFIEPQQTDYSEKIEKADFQEDSDGKLPPKYDSPKYDSGSENEIEMEKANAGVQNNEIRSSHSFSEQHQSDHSENIRKAGPQSDSDDNLHPKYDSPRYDSPSESEDEMEKVNLLERRGSSNFVDADNSAGRGPLPAQPSHRTSSMDDAMIFDEGNQVSPSFHNERNLEVEKGSNNKDRRSGLIVHNDQQSQRIDISSHSDDTVRGSTEEESEDVTASNQGYESGVLNFGRLSGGLRNKGYTGPSHLQKSNADVLSRTKLNSYDTSLNNNEETNVSAAVFSADIEEKQSKDLHTNASRIKIRASTANTDTSLGSDGRLADGSSRSVYSEYGTEDLGSPVHESNLQQQEGKELSKAFLRTSATNPSVDSNTEQIYATGTRQSRDSVRTFRNQKLNMQIKTPSESEVSEEGLDSQKAHVRPYNALSSRKPISNSNFDDSETDNLGSQTASVIGDRNAIKFSRRTRPAAQVKEDKAPTILNPARESQAFQLKSATGSSFAKIKHSEDFEGTERSQHRQPYSLTQEAPVKHLLTEPSTISESLKLSQDKSRQSSVKEKNEKSTTTNSYSKATSREPSAKHLPTEPSAVRESPRLSQDKSRHPPVEENNEKSTATNSSSTSISRENSSKNSSHVHPNLPDYDSIAAHFQSLRANVRK is encoded by the exons GACTTGCCCCATAGATCTGAAGGAAGCAATATCAAGTGTTATATTTGCATCCCCAAGATGTGCAGATATCCCAGAACTTATGGATATTCGCAAACATTTAACAGCAAAGTATGGTAAAGATTTTGCTAAGGCTGCTCTTGAACTTCGGCCAGAATCTGGAGTTAGCCGTATG ATGGTTGAAAAATTATCAGCAAATGCACCTGATATTCAGACAAAAGTTAATGTCATGACTGAAATTGCTAAAGAACATGACATCAAATGGGAATCAAAAGCATTTGAGGAGCAAGTTCAAAAGCCTAAGGATGACTTGCTG AGTGGTCCATCCTCTTTCAGTAGTTTGGATAAGATGGAAATTAAATCCTTCAATGAGAAACCCTCATTTGTTCGTGGACAGAATAGTGAAACGACTACCTCAGTCTCTCCATATAATACTACAAGTCAACCACAAG TCAAATCAACACTTGCTGAGGAAGAGAATGTGCATGATTCTAATTGGAAACTTGAATTTGAGGATGCAACTTCTGCTGCTGAGGCAGCTGCTGAATCTGCTGAAAGAGCTAGCATGGCAGCTAGAGCTGCCGCTGAATTAGTAAGGCGTGGGAATGTTTCTAGCCCATCTTCTGGTAATGCACCATCTGCTTATGTTTTGAAAAATGAAGGCTCTCAGTCAACAAAAAGCAAATATCAGGATAGGAATTACACTTCTCGTTTAGAAACATCTGAGGATACTAATCGAAAAGGTTCCAAGTTTGTGAAACCAAGGACACAAGATGTGCAGAAAGATGACTTGGTAAGGACCAACAAATTAACTGAAGATGAAACCTCAAATAATAATCTCGATGGTAGAGAACAACCGATGTCAGAGAAGACTCAGTTCATTGGTTCGGCAGTCCATCCAGTATCAGGAAATAATTTTCGCCAAGATGACACCAAACCACATCATTATGCTCAAGGAAGCCTTTCGGATATTAGATCTGCATCTAACTCTGATGCTGATGATAGTGATAATGCTGAAGGTAATGATGATAGTATTACAGACTATGATCAAGGACATGGCACATATCCTTTTTCAATTCATTCTAATATCTTCAAGGAAAATAAAACAACGGATTATGTTGAGGATCAAACTGAAGCCCATTCTTTCACTGTACATTTTGATGACTATGATGATCAATCAAGGCACAATGAAAGGAACTTGTTAGACTCATTTTTGCCGCAACAAAGAGGATCTCCTAGTCCCTCATTAAACACGGACTCTTGGAGAAATAAGGAGAGTGCAACTGGATTTCTAAATAATGAATTCATCTCCTCACATTCTTTCATAGAACCACAGCAAACAGATTATTCTGAGAAGATAGAAAAGGCTGATTTTCAGGAAGATTCAGATGGCAAACTGCCTCCAAAGTATGACTCGCCAAAATATGACTCTGGTTCAGAAAATGAAATCGAGATGGAGAAAGCAAATGCTGGAGTTCAAAACAACGAAATCAGATCCTCACATTCATTCTCAGAACAACACCAAAGTGATCATTCAGAGAATATCAGAAAGGCTGGCCCTCAGTCAGATTCTGATGACAATCTGCATCCGAAATATGACTCGCCAAGATATGATTCTCCTTCAGAGAGTGAAGACGAGATGGAGAAGGTGAATTTATTGGAGCGCAGGGGATCAAGCAATTTTGTAGATGCTGATAACAGTGCCGGGAGAGGCCCATTACCAGCACAACCTAGTCATAGAACCAGTTCCATGGATGATGCCATGATATTTGATGAAGGTAATCAAGTTTCACCTTCCTTTCATAATGAAAGAAACCTTGAAGTCGAAAAAGGTTCTAATAATAAGGATCGGAGATCTGGTCTTATTGTGCATAATGACCAACAAAGTCAAAGAATTGACATATCTTCTCACTCTGATGATACAGTGCGAGGATCAACAGAAGAAGAATCAGAAGATGTAACTGCATCAAATCAAGGGTATGAAAGTGGAGTCCTGAACTTTGGTAGATTGTCTGGTGGATTGAGGAATAAAGGATACACTGGTCCATCTCATTTACAAAAAAGCAATGCTGATGTTTTATCCAGGACAAAACTAAATTCTTATGATACTTCTCTTAACAACAATGAAGAGACAAATGTCAGTGCAGCAGTTTTTTCGGCAGACATTGAAGAGAAACAGAGTAAAGATTTGCATACAAATGCTTCCAGGATTAAGATAAGAGCTTCTACAGCTAATACGGATACTAGTCTTGGTAGTGATGGGCGATTGGCAGATGGTTCATCAAGATCAGTTTACTCTGAGTATGGAACTGAGGATTTGGGCAGTCCAGTTCATGAGTCAAATCTCCAGCAGCAAGAAGGAAAAGAGCTTAGCAAAGCATTTTTAAGAACCTCAGCAACAAACCCAAGCGTAGACAGCAACACAGAGCAAATTTATGCAACTGGGACTAGACAGTCAAGAGACAGTGTTCGGACCTTCCGAAACCAGAAGTTGAACATGCAAATTAAAACACCATCAGAATCTGAAGTCTCAGAAGAGGGGCTTGACAGTCAGAAAGCACATGTGAGACCATATAATGCCTTGAGCTCCAGAAAGCCAATCAGTAACTCTAATTTTGATGACAGTGAGACGGACAACCTTGGGTCGCAAACCGCTTCAGTAATAGGAGACAGAAATGCTATTAAGTTTTCTCGAAGAACAAGACCCGCAGCACAAGTTAAAGAAGACAAAGCCCCAACCATATTGAATCCTGCAAGGGAATCACAGGCTTTTCAATTAAAGTCTGCAACTGGATCTTCTTTTGCCAAAATCAAGCACTCTGAAGATTTCGAGGGCACCGAGAGGTCCCAGCATCGACAACCGTACTCATTGACCCAAGAAGCTCCGGTGAAACACTTGCTAACTGAACCATCCACGATTAGCGAAAGTCTGAAATTATCCCAGGATAAGTCAAGGCAGTCTTCTGTTAAAGAAAAAAACGAAAAATCAACTACGACCAATTCATATTCGAAAGCAACTTCACGTGAACCTTCAGCGAAACACTTGCCAACTGAGCCATCTGCAGTCAGGGAAAGTCCGAGGTTATCCCAAGATAAGTCTAGGCATCCTCCTGTTgaagaaaataatgaaaaatctacTGCAACCAATTCAAGTTCAACATCAATTTCACGTGAAAACTCTTCAAAAAATTCATCTCATGTTCATCCCAACCTTCCTGATTACGACTCTATTGCTGCTCACTTTCAGTCACTTCGAGCAAATGTGCGTAAGTAG
- the LOC122045098 gene encoding microtubule-associated protein futsch-like isoform X2 yields MQSRSRVSEMLTRSFKPQKCKTSLKLAVSRIKLLKNKREVLVKQMRRDLAQLLETGQEQTARIRVEHVIREQKTMSAYELIEIYCEIIDSRLPIIESQKTCPIDLKEAISSVIFASPRCADIPELMDIRKHLTAKYGKDFAKAALELRPESGVSRMMVEKLSANAPDIQTKVNVMTEIAKEHDIKWESKAFEEQVQKPKDDLLSGPSSFSSLDKMEIKSFNEKPSFVRGQNSETTTSVSPYNTTSQPQVKSTLAEEENVHDSNWKLEFEDATSAAEAAAESAERASMAARAAAELVRRGNVSSPSSGNAPSAYVLKNEGSQSTKSKYQDRNYTSRLETSEDTNRKGSKFVKPRTQDVQKDDLVRTNKLTEDETSNNNLDGREQPMSEKTQFIGSAVHPVSGNNFRQDDTKPHHYAQGSLSDIRSASNSDADDSDNAEGNDDSITDYDQGHGTYPFSIHSNIFKENKTTDYVEDQTEAHSFTVHFDDYDDQSRHNERNLLDSFLPQQRGSPSPSLNTDSWRNKESATGFLNNEFISSHSFIEPQQTDYSEKIEKADFQEDSDGKLPPKYDSPKYDSGSENEIEMEKANAGVQNNEIRSSHSFSEQHQSDHSENIRKAGPQSDSDDNLHPKYDSPRYDSPSESEDEMEKVNLLERRGSSNFVDADNSAGRGPLPAQPSHRTSSMDDAMIFDEVRGSTEEESEDVTASNQGYESGVLNFGRLSGGLRNKGYTGPSHLQKSNADVLSRTKLNSYDTSLNNNEETNVSAAVFSADIEEKQSKDLHTNASRIKIRASTANTDTSLGSDGRLADGSSRSVYSEYGTEDLGSPVHESNLQQQEGKELSKAFLRTSATNPSVDSNTEQIYATGTRQSRDSVRTFRNQKLNMQIKTPSESEVSEEGLDSQKAHVRPYNALSSRKPISNSNFDDSETDNLGSQTASVIGDRNAIKFSRRTRPAAQVKEDKAPTILNPARESQAFQLKSATGSSFAKIKHSEDFEGTERSQHRQPYSLTQEAPVKHLLTEPSTISESLKLSQDKSRQSSVKEKNEKSTTTNSYSKATSREPSAKHLPTEPSAVRESPRLSQDKSRHPPVEENNEKSTATNSSSTSISRENSSKNSSHVHPNLPDYDSIAAHFQSLRANVRK; encoded by the exons GACTTGCCCCATAGATCTGAAGGAAGCAATATCAAGTGTTATATTTGCATCCCCAAGATGTGCAGATATCCCAGAACTTATGGATATTCGCAAACATTTAACAGCAAAGTATGGTAAAGATTTTGCTAAGGCTGCTCTTGAACTTCGGCCAGAATCTGGAGTTAGCCGTATG ATGGTTGAAAAATTATCAGCAAATGCACCTGATATTCAGACAAAAGTTAATGTCATGACTGAAATTGCTAAAGAACATGACATCAAATGGGAATCAAAAGCATTTGAGGAGCAAGTTCAAAAGCCTAAGGATGACTTGCTG AGTGGTCCATCCTCTTTCAGTAGTTTGGATAAGATGGAAATTAAATCCTTCAATGAGAAACCCTCATTTGTTCGTGGACAGAATAGTGAAACGACTACCTCAGTCTCTCCATATAATACTACAAGTCAACCACAAG TCAAATCAACACTTGCTGAGGAAGAGAATGTGCATGATTCTAATTGGAAACTTGAATTTGAGGATGCAACTTCTGCTGCTGAGGCAGCTGCTGAATCTGCTGAAAGAGCTAGCATGGCAGCTAGAGCTGCCGCTGAATTAGTAAGGCGTGGGAATGTTTCTAGCCCATCTTCTGGTAATGCACCATCTGCTTATGTTTTGAAAAATGAAGGCTCTCAGTCAACAAAAAGCAAATATCAGGATAGGAATTACACTTCTCGTTTAGAAACATCTGAGGATACTAATCGAAAAGGTTCCAAGTTTGTGAAACCAAGGACACAAGATGTGCAGAAAGATGACTTGGTAAGGACCAACAAATTAACTGAAGATGAAACCTCAAATAATAATCTCGATGGTAGAGAACAACCGATGTCAGAGAAGACTCAGTTCATTGGTTCGGCAGTCCATCCAGTATCAGGAAATAATTTTCGCCAAGATGACACCAAACCACATCATTATGCTCAAGGAAGCCTTTCGGATATTAGATCTGCATCTAACTCTGATGCTGATGATAGTGATAATGCTGAAGGTAATGATGATAGTATTACAGACTATGATCAAGGACATGGCACATATCCTTTTTCAATTCATTCTAATATCTTCAAGGAAAATAAAACAACGGATTATGTTGAGGATCAAACTGAAGCCCATTCTTTCACTGTACATTTTGATGACTATGATGATCAATCAAGGCACAATGAAAGGAACTTGTTAGACTCATTTTTGCCGCAACAAAGAGGATCTCCTAGTCCCTCATTAAACACGGACTCTTGGAGAAATAAGGAGAGTGCAACTGGATTTCTAAATAATGAATTCATCTCCTCACATTCTTTCATAGAACCACAGCAAACAGATTATTCTGAGAAGATAGAAAAGGCTGATTTTCAGGAAGATTCAGATGGCAAACTGCCTCCAAAGTATGACTCGCCAAAATATGACTCTGGTTCAGAAAATGAAATCGAGATGGAGAAAGCAAATGCTGGAGTTCAAAACAACGAAATCAGATCCTCACATTCATTCTCAGAACAACACCAAAGTGATCATTCAGAGAATATCAGAAAGGCTGGCCCTCAGTCAGATTCTGATGACAATCTGCATCCGAAATATGACTCGCCAAGATATGATTCTCCTTCAGAGAGTGAAGACGAGATGGAGAAGGTGAATTTATTGGAGCGCAGGGGATCAAGCAATTTTGTAGATGCTGATAACAGTGCCGGGAGAGGCCCATTACCAGCACAACCTAGTCATAGAACCAGTTCCATGGATGATGCCATGATATTTGATGAAG TGCGAGGATCAACAGAAGAAGAATCAGAAGATGTAACTGCATCAAATCAAGGGTATGAAAGTGGAGTCCTGAACTTTGGTAGATTGTCTGGTGGATTGAGGAATAAAGGATACACTGGTCCATCTCATTTACAAAAAAGCAATGCTGATGTTTTATCCAGGACAAAACTAAATTCTTATGATACTTCTCTTAACAACAATGAAGAGACAAATGTCAGTGCAGCAGTTTTTTCGGCAGACATTGAAGAGAAACAGAGTAAAGATTTGCATACAAATGCTTCCAGGATTAAGATAAGAGCTTCTACAGCTAATACGGATACTAGTCTTGGTAGTGATGGGCGATTGGCAGATGGTTCATCAAGATCAGTTTACTCTGAGTATGGAACTGAGGATTTGGGCAGTCCAGTTCATGAGTCAAATCTCCAGCAGCAAGAAGGAAAAGAGCTTAGCAAAGCATTTTTAAGAACCTCAGCAACAAACCCAAGCGTAGACAGCAACACAGAGCAAATTTATGCAACTGGGACTAGACAGTCAAGAGACAGTGTTCGGACCTTCCGAAACCAGAAGTTGAACATGCAAATTAAAACACCATCAGAATCTGAAGTCTCAGAAGAGGGGCTTGACAGTCAGAAAGCACATGTGAGACCATATAATGCCTTGAGCTCCAGAAAGCCAATCAGTAACTCTAATTTTGATGACAGTGAGACGGACAACCTTGGGTCGCAAACCGCTTCAGTAATAGGAGACAGAAATGCTATTAAGTTTTCTCGAAGAACAAGACCCGCAGCACAAGTTAAAGAAGACAAAGCCCCAACCATATTGAATCCTGCAAGGGAATCACAGGCTTTTCAATTAAAGTCTGCAACTGGATCTTCTTTTGCCAAAATCAAGCACTCTGAAGATTTCGAGGGCACCGAGAGGTCCCAGCATCGACAACCGTACTCATTGACCCAAGAAGCTCCGGTGAAACACTTGCTAACTGAACCATCCACGATTAGCGAAAGTCTGAAATTATCCCAGGATAAGTCAAGGCAGTCTTCTGTTAAAGAAAAAAACGAAAAATCAACTACGACCAATTCATATTCGAAAGCAACTTCACGTGAACCTTCAGCGAAACACTTGCCAACTGAGCCATCTGCAGTCAGGGAAAGTCCGAGGTTATCCCAAGATAAGTCTAGGCATCCTCCTGTTgaagaaaataatgaaaaatctacTGCAACCAATTCAAGTTCAACATCAATTTCACGTGAAAACTCTTCAAAAAATTCATCTCATGTTCATCCCAACCTTCCTGATTACGACTCTATTGCTGCTCACTTTCAGTCACTTCGAGCAAATGTGCGTAAGTAG
- the LOC122048936 gene encoding 40S ribosomal protein S30 has protein sequence MGKVHGSLARAGKVRGQTPKVAKQDKKKKPRGRAHKRMQYNRRFVTAVVGFGKKRGPNSSEK, from the exons ATGG GTAAGGTGCACGGTTCTTTGGCTCGCGCCGGGAAGGTTCGAGGGCAGACGCCGAAGGTGGCGAAGcaggacaagaagaagaagccccgCGGAAGGGCCCACAAACGCATGCAGTACAATCGTCGTTTCGTCACCGCcg TTGTTGGATTCGGGAAGAAGAGGGGTCCAAACTCGTCGGAGAAGTAA
- the LOC122045097 gene encoding ras-related protein RIC1-like isoform X2: MNPEFDYLFKLLLIGDSGVGKSCLLLRFADDSYLESYISTIGVDFKIRTWDTAGQERFRTITSSYYRGAHGIIVVYDVTDEESFNNVKQWFSEIDRYASESVNKLLVGNKCDLTANRVISYETGKAFADEIGIPFLETSAKDATNVEQAFMTMAAEIKNRMASQPTMNTGLAATVKIQGRPVEQRSSCCS; encoded by the exons ATGAACCCCGAATT TGACTATCTCTTCAAGCTTCTGCTTATCGGTGATTCAGGTGTTGGAAAATCATGTCTTCTGTTGAGGTTTGCG GATGACTCATATTTGGAGAGTTACATTAGTACAATCGGTGTAGACTTT AAAATCCGCACA TGGGATACTGCTGGTCAAGAAAGATTCAGGACAATAACAAGCAGTTATTACCGTGGAGCTCACGGGATTATT GTGGTTTATGATGTAACTGATGAGGAAAGTTTCAACAATGTGAAACAATGGTTTAGTGAGATTGATAGGTATGCTAGTGAAAGTGTAAACAAGCTACTAGTGGGAAATAAATGCGATCTGACTGCAAACCGAGTGATTTCCTACGAAACTGGCAAG GCATTTGCCGATGAAATCGGGATACCATTCCTGGAGACTAGTGCAAAGGACGCAACAAATGTCGAACAAGCTTTTATGACAATGGCAGCTGAAATAAAGAACAG GATGGCAAGTCAGCCAACAATGAACACTGGTTTAGCTGCTACAGTGAAGATACAAGGTCGACCGGTGGAACAGAGGAGCAGTTGCTGCTCCTGA